A single Carnobacterium inhibens subsp. inhibens DSM 13024 DNA region contains:
- a CDS encoding peptidylprolyl isomerase, whose product MGLMIFGVHLLSKSTGASLSTVFTPESSLIQSSTLDEEPTNLPQLTKEVKENEKEVRITTSLGTIRAKVFPELAPKAVENFLTHGSEGYYNGTVFHRVIPNFMIQAGDPEGDGTGGESIWGEPFETEISNQLFHIRGAIAMAKTNAPVSIGSQFYIVQNPADMSETADPTITPKEIIEAYKNGGYPSLDQNYTVFGQVIEGMDIVDAISKTETDQNNKPLQEITIESIEVINSSY is encoded by the coding sequence ATGGGATTAATGATTTTTGGCGTTCATTTATTATCAAAAAGTACTGGAGCAAGCCTCAGTACAGTGTTTACTCCTGAAAGTTCTTTAATTCAATCTTCTACTCTTGATGAGGAACCAACAAATTTACCACAGCTGACTAAAGAAGTGAAGGAAAATGAAAAAGAAGTTAGAATAACGACTTCTTTAGGAACGATTCGTGCGAAAGTTTTTCCTGAATTGGCACCTAAAGCTGTTGAAAATTTCCTCACTCATGGGAGTGAAGGCTACTATAATGGAACTGTCTTTCATCGTGTTATTCCTAATTTCATGATACAAGCTGGTGACCCTGAAGGCGATGGCACTGGAGGCGAAAGTATTTGGGGTGAACCATTTGAAACTGAGATCTCAAATCAACTGTTCCATATACGCGGCGCAATCGCTATGGCTAAAACAAATGCACCTGTTTCAATCGGAAGTCAATTTTACATTGTCCAGAACCCTGCAGATATGAGTGAAACTGCAGACCCTACTATTACTCCAAAAGAGATCATCGAAGCGTACAAAAACGGCGGATACCCTTCTCTAGACCAAAACTATACGGTCTTTGGCCAAGTTATTGAAGGGATGGATATTGTAGATGCTATTAGTAAAACAGAAACTGACCAAAACAATAAACCATTACAAGAGATTACAATAGAATCAATAGAAGTAATCAACTCATCTTATTAG
- a CDS encoding DeoR/GlpR family DNA-binding transcription regulator, translating to MLTEERYNFILEQLTTNGVIKSQELMLEMNCSESTIRRDLATLEEQGKLVRVHGGAKRVYTIEQEQTLSEKSVKNVHDKKKVAELAASLVKEDDVIFLDAGSTTFFMVPFLKGKNVRIVTNAVQHALLLADQDNDVLLIGGKLKNTTQAIVGATSLEQLSRYRFTKAFLGMNGIDREYGFTTPDPEEATVKQQAFANSSKVYVLADETKFNKVTFVKVCNIEDAVIITDHLNPKNYESYFTKTTILEAKK from the coding sequence ATGCTTACTGAAGAACGCTATAATTTCATATTAGAACAGTTAACTACTAATGGAGTAATCAAATCCCAAGAACTCATGTTAGAAATGAATTGTTCAGAATCCACTATCAGACGTGATTTAGCAACTTTAGAAGAACAAGGAAAACTTGTTCGTGTCCATGGCGGCGCTAAACGAGTTTATACAATTGAACAGGAACAAACCCTTAGTGAGAAATCAGTCAAAAACGTTCACGACAAGAAAAAAGTCGCAGAATTAGCAGCATCTTTAGTTAAAGAAGATGATGTCATTTTCTTAGATGCAGGGTCTACTACCTTTTTTATGGTCCCTTTCTTAAAAGGTAAGAATGTACGCATTGTAACAAATGCTGTACAGCATGCTCTTTTACTTGCTGATCAAGATAATGACGTTTTATTAATAGGTGGAAAGTTGAAAAATACAACTCAAGCTATTGTAGGCGCTACAAGTTTAGAGCAATTATCCCGTTATCGTTTTACGAAAGCCTTTCTAGGTATGAACGGTATTGATCGAGAGTATGGATTTACCACTCCTGATCCAGAAGAAGCGACAGTTAAGCAACAAGCTTTTGCAAATAGTTCAAAAGTTTATGTATTAGCTGATGAAACAAAATTTAATAAAGTCACTTTTGTAAAGGTATGTAATATAGAAGATGCTGTTATTATTACAGATCATCTAAATCCTAAAAATTATGAAAGCTATTTTACTAAAACAACAATATTGGAGGCAAAAAAATGA
- the pfkB gene encoding 1-phosphofructokinase, translating to MIYTVTLNPSIDYIVHVSSVQLGELNRMNKDIKLPGGKGINVSRVLNHIGQPSTALGFLGGFTGNFISDWLEKEGVHTQFVSIKGDTRINVKLKSDSETEINGQGPAITDVEANQLMKQMDLMTDEDIVVLSGNKPPSLPEDFYQNMIGKIVSRNADFVIDTTGPELKNALVHKPLLVKPNHHELAELFDATFESVEDIIPYGKKLIALGAQHALVSMAGDGALFFTGEKVYQATVPKGTVKNSVGAGDSMIAGFIGALVDTKDPLKAFQKSVATGSATAFSDDLATQAEINALLKEVIVTEIAL from the coding sequence ATGATTTACACGGTAACATTAAATCCATCAATCGACTATATTGTACACGTTTCATCCGTACAACTAGGTGAATTGAATCGGATGAATAAAGATATTAAACTTCCAGGTGGTAAAGGTATTAACGTTTCTCGTGTTCTAAACCATATCGGTCAGCCTTCTACAGCTTTAGGTTTTCTAGGTGGTTTTACTGGAAACTTTATCTCTGATTGGTTGGAAAAAGAAGGTGTTCATACACAATTTGTCTCAATTAAAGGCGACACACGAATCAATGTAAAATTGAAATCTGATTCAGAAACTGAAATAAATGGCCAAGGCCCTGCTATTACAGATGTTGAAGCAAATCAATTAATGAAACAAATGGATTTAATGACAGATGAGGATATTGTAGTTCTTTCTGGAAACAAGCCCCCTTCTCTACCTGAAGATTTTTATCAAAATATGATTGGAAAAATTGTTTCACGTAATGCTGACTTCGTGATCGATACAACTGGACCAGAATTGAAGAACGCTTTAGTTCATAAACCATTATTGGTTAAACCAAACCATCATGAATTAGCTGAACTTTTCGATGCAACATTCGAGTCTGTTGAAGATATTATTCCTTATGGTAAAAAACTTATTGCTTTAGGCGCTCAACATGCACTTGTTTCAATGGCTGGTGATGGAGCTCTATTCTTTACAGGCGAAAAAGTTTATCAAGCTACTGTTCCTAAAGGTACTGTGAAAAATTCAGTAGGAGCTGGTGACTCAATGATCGCTGGTTTTATCGGTGCTCTAGTCGATACTAAAGATCCGTTAAAAGCTTTCCAAAAAAGTGTAGCTACTGGAAGTGCCACGGCTTTTTCTGACGATTTAGCAACTCAAGCCGAAATCAACGCATTATTAAAAGAAGTTATCGTAACTGAAATAGCTTTATAA
- a CDS encoding PTS fructose transporter subunit IIABC — translation MNINDLLVKEVMIMDLKSTTKEGVIDEMIASLKENDRINDAVLFKEGIMHRESLTSTGLGDGIAMPHSKTTAVNHPTVLFAKSAKGVDYDSLDGQPAFLFFMIAAPEGANDTHLQALANLSRLLIHPDFVLSLKEAKTPEEVRSLFAAAQEVQEKEAEEENKTIATVESSTDHSDRPFVIAVTACPTGIAHTYMAEDSLKKKAAEMGVDIKVETNGSDGIKNRLTAEDIKRASGVIIAADKKVELARFDGKPMLQRPVSDGIRKSEELITKAMNKQAPIYSSDGQKDESADNDESGSWINRVYKDLMNGISTMLPFVVGGGILMAISFLLERTLGDTNAIYLFLNTVGNNAFNFLIPILAGYIALSIADRPGLMPGMVGGLIAVNSNAGFLGGLAAGFLAGYTILALKKGLKGLPQSLNGLKSILLYPILGLLVTGALMFFIVGPIFATINLAMITFLENLGTGNAVLLGALLGGMMSIDMGGPFNKAAYAFSIGIFTDTGDGSLMAAVMAGGMIPPLAIALASTFFKNKFNEDERKSAITNYVMGLSFITEGAIPFAAADPLRTIGSSVVGAAIAGGLTQLWDVTIPAPHGGIFVVTLSNHPFLFLGALAIGAVISAVILGLWRKPVTND, via the coding sequence ATGAATATTAATGATTTATTGGTTAAAGAAGTCATGATCATGGATTTAAAATCAACAACTAAAGAAGGCGTTATTGATGAAATGATCGCTAGTTTAAAAGAAAACGATCGTATTAACGATGCTGTTTTATTTAAAGAAGGTATTATGCATCGCGAATCGCTTACTTCTACAGGTTTAGGTGATGGAATTGCGATGCCGCATTCTAAAACAACTGCAGTCAACCACCCTACTGTTTTATTTGCTAAAAGTGCAAAAGGTGTCGACTATGATTCATTAGATGGTCAACCTGCTTTCTTATTCTTTATGATTGCTGCTCCAGAAGGCGCAAACGACACACATTTACAAGCTTTGGCAAACCTTTCTCGCTTATTGATCCATCCTGATTTTGTTTTATCTTTAAAAGAAGCTAAAACACCTGAAGAAGTTCGTTCACTTTTTGCAGCTGCTCAAGAAGTACAAGAAAAAGAGGCTGAAGAAGAAAACAAAACGATTGCAACTGTAGAAAGTTCAACTGATCATTCCGATAGACCTTTTGTTATCGCAGTCACAGCTTGTCCTACAGGTATTGCCCACACTTACATGGCTGAAGATTCATTAAAGAAAAAAGCAGCTGAAATGGGTGTTGATATAAAAGTTGAAACTAATGGTTCTGACGGAATCAAAAACCGTTTAACTGCTGAGGATATTAAAAGAGCAAGTGGCGTTATTATAGCTGCCGATAAAAAAGTTGAATTAGCTCGTTTTGATGGAAAACCTATGTTGCAACGCCCTGTTAGTGACGGTATCCGTAAATCTGAAGAACTCATTACAAAAGCAATGAACAAACAAGCACCTATTTACTCATCAGATGGACAAAAAGACGAATCAGCTGATAATGATGAATCTGGTTCATGGATTAATCGAGTTTATAAAGACTTAATGAATGGTATTTCAACTATGTTGCCTTTTGTTGTAGGTGGCGGAATATTAATGGCTATTTCTTTCCTATTAGAAAGAACGTTAGGTGATACAAATGCCATTTATCTATTTTTAAATACTGTCGGAAATAACGCATTTAATTTCTTAATCCCTATTTTAGCTGGTTACATTGCGTTAAGTATTGCTGATCGTCCTGGTTTAATGCCTGGTATGGTTGGTGGACTCATTGCTGTAAACAGCAACGCCGGTTTCCTTGGTGGTCTTGCAGCTGGTTTCTTAGCTGGTTACACGATTCTAGCATTGAAAAAAGGCTTAAAAGGATTGCCTCAATCACTTAACGGTTTAAAATCTATTCTACTTTATCCTATTCTTGGTTTATTAGTTACTGGTGCATTGATGTTCTTTATTGTTGGACCAATCTTCGCAACAATCAACCTTGCAATGATTACTTTCTTAGAAAATCTTGGTACAGGTAATGCAGTCCTTTTAGGTGCATTATTAGGTGGAATGATGTCTATTGATATGGGTGGTCCTTTTAATAAAGCGGCTTATGCCTTTTCAATTGGGATCTTTACTGATACAGGTGATGGTAGCTTGATGGCTGCTGTTATGGCCGGTGGTATGATTCCACCATTAGCAATCGCATTAGCTAGCACATTCTTCAAAAATAAATTTAATGAAGATGAAAGAAAATCGGCTATTACGAACTATGTTATGGGATTATCGTTTATTACTGAAGGAGCTATTCCTTTCGCTGCTGCTGATCCTCTTCGTACAATTGGATCTTCAGTCGTTGGAGCTGCTATAGCTGGTGGATTAACTCAGTTATGGGATGTTACGATTCCTGCTCCACATGGCGGTATTTTCGTTGTAACACTCTCAAATCATCCTTTCTTGTTCTTAGGAGCATTAGCTATCGGTGCTGTCATCTCAGCTGTTATTCTTGGTCTTTGGAGAAAACCAGTTACAAATGACTAA
- a CDS encoding amino acid ABC transporter ATP-binding protein, which produces MIKINHLKKTFGTNEVLTDINQEVKKGEVVVIIGPSGSGKSTLLRCLNLLETPTSGEIIFEGTALTGLNETKMNQLREKMGMVFQNFNLFPHMTVLENLKVAPIKVKGIPESEAHQTAIKLLEQVGLSDKAEAYPSNLSGGQQQRVAIARALAMNPDVMLFDEPTSALDPEMVGEVLKVMQDLAEIGMTMVVVTHEMGFAKEVADRVIFMDGGYIVEEGEPEAVFDNPQHERTQDFLAKIL; this is translated from the coding sequence ATGATTAAAATCAATCATTTAAAGAAAACATTTGGCACTAATGAAGTTTTAACAGATATCAATCAAGAAGTTAAAAAAGGAGAAGTAGTGGTGATCATAGGTCCATCGGGATCTGGAAAAAGTACATTGCTTCGCTGCTTAAACTTATTGGAAACACCAACGAGTGGTGAAATTATTTTTGAAGGAACTGCTTTAACTGGTTTAAATGAAACAAAAATGAATCAATTGCGTGAAAAAATGGGAATGGTTTTCCAAAACTTTAATTTGTTTCCTCATATGACAGTGTTAGAAAATTTAAAAGTAGCACCTATAAAAGTTAAAGGTATTCCAGAATCTGAAGCGCATCAAACAGCTATCAAATTATTAGAACAAGTTGGTTTATCTGACAAAGCGGAAGCTTATCCTTCTAATTTATCAGGCGGTCAACAACAACGGGTTGCAATTGCTCGTGCTTTAGCTATGAATCCTGATGTTATGTTGTTTGATGAACCTACTTCTGCCTTGGATCCTGAAATGGTGGGTGAGGTGCTTAAAGTTATGCAAGATTTAGCTGAAATTGGTATGACGATGGTTGTCGTAACACATGAAATGGGATTTGCAAAAGAAGTGGCTGATCGTGTGATTTTTATGGATGGTGGCTATATTGTTGAAGAAGGCGAACCAGAAGCTGTTTTTGATAATCCTCAACACGAAAGAACGCAAGATTTTTTAGCAAAAATATTATAA